The region atttgtgaaatattttagcCAACTATTTACATAGCCTAGGTTTTTGGCTCAAAATTGGTTGCCAGACAGGTGTACGTGTAAGATGCACACGTAGGAAAATCGGATGTCTACCATCAATAGTTTTTGTGTGGTATCGCAAAATGCAAGAAGTGTTTCAGCTTTAGCCTTTTCGGTCTCCCCAAAGCACGGTAAGATCGCGCAACCAATGTGAACAGACACTAGTCTCCGTGTTGTTTGGTCACAATAACGTTAATTATAAGTCTCCTGATTTTTGAAGACAACCAGGCGTAAAGGTCACCTAAAGTTACCCTGTGGCCACTTCGTAGCTTGGCGATTCGCCTATGCATAGATCTATCGCGAGTAACTGAATATGTGAGCAATTCTCTCAaagaaacaaactaacattgttttttgttttttttcaactcCATGTTCTGCCCTGTTAAAAGCTAAGCTCAGCTAAACCACCACGTACAATACAATCCCAGAGTGAGCAGCAAGTCAGCATGTTTGCGCACATGTGTAGCTGTGGAAACTGGTCCGTGTAGTTCCCCAACGTGGGCATTACCGTTACCAGCAGGCTCAGGAAAACTTCATTTCCCAAAATACCCTTCGTCCGCCGCTTGTCTGCCCAATGGGTGTTCGGTCCGCTCAGGCGGTAACCAATCGGAAGCTAATCTTTTAATTCTAACGGTTAAATACCTCGAAATCCCCTTTATCAGCGCAATTTACCAGAGGTTTGGCATATTGGACGCTCAATGCGGATCTGTTCGTTCTGATAACGCTTGGCTAAAACCTGACAAGGCCTGGAGACTTTTTGCAGTCTGCGGGTAAATACTCTCTCAACTCTAAAGTTAAACTGAACTTTGTGTACGTGAATCTCATTCAATGTGTCGCCAGGAACGCTTTCATATGGCACTTATTAAGCACCGCAGTGCACCTCCTCGCGTAAGCAACAACATCTATATTACAAACTGCAGTAACCAAATTGATATTTGGACCAGCGGTGTTTCGGGATATTCGTGTCCTATTTGCCAACACCCATAGAAAAGGCGAACAAACAAAAATCAATTGTGAGCCAACGTCAAAATGCGCTCGGCTAAGCGCTGTGTCATCACCGAATGTCACTTTTGACTCGTTCGAATCAAGTCAGACTTTTCAGAGACGGACACACACGTTGTCACGTAATAGTTTGAGCGTCACCGCCAGGGTttacactgttgtgtgtgtgtactctttcTTTCTTGTCCTCGTACCTCgttctttattctttttttgtgtgtgcttatttTCGTTACGATAGCGGTCACTCGGACACGAAAACAAGTTTGACATCGCATGGTTTCGCTTTCAGACGCTGTCCCGGTCCCCACTCCGCAGTGCACCTCGCTCCCCGGCGGCGTCTCCGTCATGCTGCCGGGCTGGCTGTGCCGTGTGTGCCGCAACAGAGCCCGGTGGCACCACCTTCCTGCGCGGGGCTTGAGCTGGTCTCCGCGGCAGATCAGTAGATGGAACAAGCAGGAGTCCAGCGAGTCCAGCCAGCCGGAGACCCCGCGCGTACTTATCACAGGTGAGCCGGTAGTTGTCGAGTGATTTATTTCAAAAAACAATATCCAAAAAAATATCTGCTTCTTCTTGGCACCTGACGCATTAAGACGGTGTCGCATTCtcgttttattttataattattattactctttttttattttatttcgaGCGGCCTTTTCCTCGCCCGTGGAAGGCAACCGTTGTGCATCCGCGACAGAGGCCAGTGGCGGATGGACGGCGCGTGAATGGCCGTGCTGCGCCAGGACAGAGAGGCAGCAGCGCGTGAACAATAGCGCGCGGATAGAGAAGTGTTTTTGTCCGCGCGTTAAGCTCCGCTGATAATGAAGCGTCACTTGTGGCGGAGTATTAggctaggaaaaaaaaaaaaaaaaaaaaaatcaacactGTGCGCATGTTAAACCGGAGAAAACATCATGAAATTCCGGGAATACATATATTAAGTGCACTCTATAAACCAAAGGCTCAAAAAAGAACCTTATGGGTTCTTTAATCCACCTTAAAGTTAATTTAAGAACATTTGATGAAGTCGTTATTTCTTGGATGTCTCGATTTCTGGGAAACagtctgtattttatttttgatgtatTATAAACAATACGTTATTTTCCATGTGATCTAGCAACGTTGTtgttgttactattattattattattattattattattattattatgggacaTGACATAGATTCCTTCAGGCTTTCCAAAAGGTTCCTCTAAGAACCTTAAAAGGGTTCCTGGAGGCACCTCAGGGGGTTCCTCTCTTGTGGCAAATAGAGGAACCCCATTTTTAGTGTTCTGTCATACCTCtaacttttctttctctctctttctctctctctcgccctctcccactccctctctctctctctctctccccctctccctctctctctctccccctctcccactccctctccctctctctctctctcgccctctcccactccctctctctctctctcgttagGAGGCCTTGGACAGCTGGGTGTCGGCCTAGCTCAGCTCCTAAGGTACGTGATAGCGTATTACATTTCCTGGATTTGTGTGAGAGGCTTCAGCTTTCCGTGACAACACTGGGCTGTTCATTTTACTTTCCAGTGCACTGCAAAGATTGCACAAAATAAGTACCATTTCAAGATACTCCAGATGAGCTCTACTCCATCCTCTTGAGTTGTGTGCTGAAAATGCAGTGAGTTAATGAAACTCAATGTCCAGTTCCCAACTTTCCTCTTGATTATCTTGCCGGTGACCAATTTTCCTCTTTATGTTTGGGTCTGTGGCTTGTCAGTTTCTGATGGTGGTTGTTTGCCTGTCTATCTGTTACAGGAAGCAGTATGGCACAGATAATGTGATCCTGTCAGACATAAAGAAACCTCCCACAGAAGTCTTTAACAGTGGTACGTTGACTCAAAAATGCCATCTCACTAtgcaatacttttctgtgctcagttaTTCTTGTCTgatactctctccctctctctccccctctctctccccctccccctctctccccctctgtctctctctctctccctccctctctctctgtctcaggtcCATTTGTGTATGTGGACGTGTTGGACTATAAGAACCTGCGGGAGATGCTGGTGAATAACCGGATCACCTGGCTGGTGCATTATAGCGCCCTGCTGAGTGCCGTCGGGGAGGCTAACGTAGCGCTCGCCCGCAAGATCAACATCACaggtgtgccccccccccccatgcacaCCTGgctgaccaccccccccccccccccacgcacacctggctgacccccccccccccgacgcaCAACTGgctaaccacccccccccccacgcacaccTGGCTGGAAGAAGAACTCTGCAGTTGGGCCCTTTACCAaatatctcactctctctctctctctcacacacacacactctccctccctccctccctctctctgcagggctgcATAATGTGTTGGACCTGGCTCTGGAGAACTCCCTGCGCCTGTTCGTCCCCAGCACCATCGGAGCCTTcggcccctcctccccccgtgACCCCGCCCCCGACCTCTGCGTGCAGCGCCCGCGCACCATCTACGGCGTCTCCAAGGTGCACGCAGAGCTGATGGgcgaggtgagtgtgtgtgtgtgtgtgtagagtgtgtgtgtgtgcctgtgtgtgtgtgtgtgtgtgtagagtgtgtgtgagtgagcgtgtgtgtagagtgtgtgtgtgtgtctgtgtagagtgtgtgtgagtgagcgtgtgtgtagagtgtgtgtgtgtgtgtgtgtgtctgtgtagagtgtgtgtgtgtgtgtgtagagtgtgtgtgtgtgtctgtgtagagtgtgtgagtgagcgtgtgtgtagagtgtgtgtgtgtgtgtgtgtagagtgtgtgtgtgtgtctgtgtagagtgtgtgtgtgagtgagcgtgtgtgtagagtgtgtgtgtgtgtgtgtctgtgtagagtgtgtgtgtgtgtgtagagtgtgtgtgtgtgtctgtgtagagtgtgtgtgagtgagcgtgtgtgtagagtgtgtgtgtgtgtgtggttgtgtgtgtctgtgtagagtgtgtgtgtctgtgtagagtgtgtgtctgtgtgtgtgtgtgtgtgagggtgtgtctgtgtagagtgtgtgtgtgtctgtgtgtgagcgtgtgtgtgagtgtctgtgtagagtgtgtgtgtgtgtgtctgtgtgtgagtgcgtgtgtgtgtgtgagggtgtgtctgtgtagagtgtgtgtgtctgtgtgtgagagtgtgtgtgtctgtgtaaagtgtttgtgcatgtgtgtgtgtcggtattgtgtgtgtgtgtgtgtgtgtctgtgtagagtgtgtgtgtgtgtgtgtctgtgtgtgagcatgtgtgtgtgtgtgagggtgtgtctgtgtagagtgtgtgtgtctgtgtagagtgtgtgtgtgtgtgtgtgtgagtgtgtgagggtgtgtctgtgtagagtgtgtgtgtctgtgtgtgtgagtgtgtgtctgtgtagagtgtttgtgcatgcgtgtgtgtcggtagtgtgtgtgtctgtgtctgtgtagagtgtgtgtgtagtgtgcgtatgtgtgtgaacaGAAAGCAGTCAAAATCTTCCCACTATGTTGCAcattccaaacacacacacacactcacacacgtacgtaTCTTTCAATCAACCTGtttgtctctttctttttcGTACACCACATTGTaggaaatgtgctttattaatgaagtTTGATTGATTGCCCGATTGACTGATGGGCGTTCCGCCTCTGGTCGTGTGACAGATGTGTGCCTGACACCTGTTCTCTTGTGCTGACCGTCTCTCCCTCCGTCAGTACCTCCACCACAAGTACGGGCTGGACTTCCGCTGCCTGCGGTACCCGGGCATCATCTCCGCCGACACGCCCCCGGGTGGGGGCACTACCGGTAACAgagcacttcctgtctctctgtctgccatcaaatcacttcctgtctctctgtcatcaaatcacttcctgtctctctgtctgtcatcgatacacttcctgtctctctgtctgccatcaaatcacttcctgtctctctgtctgccatcaaatcacttcctgtctctctgtctgccatcggagcacttcctgtctctctgtctgtcatcgatgcacttcctgtctctctgtctgccatcaaatcacttcctgtctctctgtctgccatcaaatcacttcctgtctctgtcatcaaatcacttcctgtctctctgtctgtcatcgatgcacttcctgtctctctgtctgccatcaaatcacttcctgtctctctgtcatcaaatcacttcctgtctctctgtctgtcatcgatgcacttcctgtctctctgtctgccatcaaatcacttcctgtctctctgtctgccatcaaatcacttcctgtctctctgtctgccatcaaatcacttcctgtctctctgtctgccatcggagcacttcctgtctctctgactgtcATCGgagcacttcctgtctctctgactgtcATCGgagcacttcctgtctctctgtctgccatcggagcacttcctgtctctctgtctgtcatcgatgcacttcctgtctctctgactgtcatcaaatcacttcctgtctctgtctgccattaaatcacttcctgtctctctgtctgccatcggagcacttcctgtctctctgtctgtcatcgatgcacttcctgtctctctgtctgccatcggagcacttcctgtctctgtctgccatcaaatcacttcctgtctctctgtctgccatcggagcacttcctgtctctctgtctgtcccataTGTCATGTTTCTGCACATACTTAGCTTATTCATAAGCTGATGAACAACGTTGCGTGTCCATATGACATGTTTAACCGCGGTCTCAGGGAGAAGCCTGTCGCCTTGTGGCTAaagtacacgactgggacccaaaaggtcggtggttcaagcccctggtgtagccacgctAATTAACTAATTGTGTCAGGCGTTAAATGgcagaaaaagcaaaaaaacctgCGAACACAGTCTGCCTCATTACGAAGCTAAGAGTGGCTGGCAAGGGGGCAAGGTTGTTAAAAATGTGTCCAAGGCAGAGTGTTGATCCGTTTGACTGTGAAAGTGCGGCGTTTTGCATGGTTGCATCTTTTGTCCAGCATGGCGGGGCAGCGTTTAGCACCATTGCCTTGCAAGAACGAGATTCTGGGTCCCAGCGAGTCCTGGGTGCCCTttgcgtggagtttgcatgggtctcctcccacactccaaagacatgtaggctCCTCATTTGCGAGACAGGAGATGTTGATCAACCCTGGTTAcataatttatacatttaaacagcCTGATATGAACTGAAGTGGGGAgtaacatttatatagcgttttTCTCACATTCAAAgcgcttagccactaggctacaggcaccttagccattaggtctacaggcaccttagccactaggactacaggaaccttagccactagactacaggcaccttagccattaggtctacaggcaccttagccactaggactacaggaaccttagccactagactacaggcaccttagacactagactacaggcaccttagacactagactacagacaccttagacactagactacaggtaccttagccactagactacaggcaccttagacactagactacaggtaccttagccactagactacaggtaccttagccactagactacaggcaccctagccactagactacaggtaccttagccactagactacaggtaccttagccactaggctacaggcaccctagccactaggctacaggtaccttagccactagggctacaggcaccctagccactaggctacaggtaccttagccactagggctacaggcaccttagccactaaactactggtaccttagccactaggtctacaggcaccttagccactagactacaggtaccttagccactaggtctacaggcaccttagccactagactacaggcaccttagacactagcacaaggcaccttagccactagactacaggcaccttagacactagactacaggcaccttggACACTAGCACAatacaccttagccactagactacaggtaccttagccactaggtctacaggcaccttagccactagactacaggcaccttagacactagcacaaggcaccttagccactagactacaggcaccttagacactagactacaggcacttTAGACACTAGCAcaaggcaccttagccactagactacaggcacttTAGACACTAGCAcaaggcaccttagccactagactacaggcaccttagacactagactacaggcacttTAGACACTAGCAcaaggcaccttagccactagactacaggcaccttagccactaggtctacaggcaccttagccactagactacaggcaccttagccactaggtctacagacaccttagccactagactacaggcaccttagccactagggctaCAGGCACAAACAGGCTGCCCCAACCAATCAGCTGATTTCAGGAATGAACCCACCTTCGACCAGATTGGAGGGAACTAGTTAGCGAAGTCAGCAGGCGTGGTGATTGGTCGGAATGCAGGGCCGCGTGTTCACGCTGCACTGACGCCTCAccgtcgccccccccccccccccccccccagactacGCCGTGCAGATCTTCCACGACGCGCTCAGCTCCGGGCGGTTCCAGAGCTACCTGCGGGCGGACACGCGCCTTCCCATGATGCACGTGGGGGACTGCCACCGCGCCACGCTGGAGTACCTGCAGGCGCCGGACTGCCAGCTGTCGCTGCGCACCTACAACATCGCCGCCATGAGCTTCACCCCCGAGGAGGTGGCCCAGGAGATCCGCAAGCACCTCCCCCACCTGCAGGTCACCTACCGCCCCGACCCCGTCCGCCAGACCATCGGTATGCGccgcaggggtgtgtgtgtgtgtgtgagtgtgggtgtgtgtgtgagtgtgtgtgtgtgtgtgtgtgtgggggtgtgtgtgtgtgtgtgtgtgctgtgtgtgtgtgtgtgtgcctgtgtgtgtgtgtgtgtgagtgtgtgtgtgcctgtgtgtgtgagtgtgtgtgtgtgtatgtgtgtgtgtatgtgtgtgtgtgtgcgtgcctgtgtgtgcctgtgtgtgtgtgtgtgctgcgtgtgtgtgtgtgtgtgtgtgcgtgcctgtgtgtgcctgtgtgtgtgtgtgtgtactgcgtgtgtgtgtgtgtgtgagtgtgtgcatgcctgtgtgtgcctgtgtgtgtgtgtgtgagactgtgtgtgtgtgtgtgtgtgtgtgtgtgtgtgcgtgcctgtgtgtgtgtgtgtgtgtgtgtgtgtgtgcgtcagccaaataacaagtAACATCTCAGTTCCAAAAAAGCAggattgagttagctggataactgcacaaagcaggattgcgttagctggataactgcacaaggCAGGAttgcgttagctggataactgcacaaagcaggattgcgttagctggataactgcactgagtaaaaccacAAATCGTCCAAATATAGAACAAGAGGTGAACAATAATGCAGGTGTGAAGGCACggtctcacctctctctctctctctctctctctctctctctctctctctctctctctctctctctccccctctctctctctctctctccctctttctctctccccctctctcttcccctctctccccctctctctctctctctctccctctctccgggcGGGTCTAGCGGACAGCTGGCCCATGCGCTTCGATGACAGTAACGCTCGGCGGGACTGGGGCTGGAGGCCGGCCTACCAGCTGCCCGAGCTGGTGACGGACATGCTGGAGGCCATCCGGcagcagaggagcagggaggggctGTGCACCAGCTAGCACCAAAACACCCCCAAACTCTACCCCcctaccccaaaacacccccaaaCTCTACCCCcgtaccccaaaacacccccaaactctacccccctaccccaaaacacccccaaaCTCTACCCcgtaccccaaaacacccccaaaCTCTACCCCcgcaccccaaaacacccccaaactctacccccctaccccaaaacacccccaaaCTCTACCCcgtaccccaaaacacccccaaactctacccccctaccccaaaacacccccaaaCTCTACCCCcgtaccccaaaacacccccaaaCTCTACCCCcgtaccccaaaacacccccaaaCTCTAGCCCcctaccccaaaacacccccaaaCTCTACCCCcgtaccccaaaacacccccaaaCTCAACTCCcgtaccccaaaacacccccaaaCTCTACCCTGTACCCCAGAACACGCCCAAACTCTACCCCcctaccccaaaacacccccaaactctacccccctaccccaaaacacccccaaactctaccccctaccccaaaacacccccaaactcaacccccgtaccccaaaacacccccaaaCTCTACCCCcgtaccccaaaacacccccaaactctaccctgtaccccaaaacaccccaaaCTCTACCCcataccccaaaacaccccaaaCTCTACCCCCATACCCCAAAGCACCCCCTAACTCTACCCCATATCCCAAAACACCCCCAAACTCAACCCcataccccaacacacccccaaactCTACCCCCAAACCGCAAAACAGTACACCCCCCCAACACCTGAAacatacacccccccaccccataacacacacacccccaaacctcatAACACACATACCCCCTCATCCCATAACATatacacccccaaaccccccctagGGAGGCCTGTCAGCTAGCACcatcccccaaaaaaactgaaacacccccaaacctcaccATGACCCCCCCATTCCCTCAGCAGCAttctaacaccccccccccccccccccatcacataCCCCTACAGCTCAGGAACCCTCACCAGACTGAAAGACTGTAAACACTGATGCTCATGCTGACaggtgctgaaacacacacacacacacacacacacacacatacacacaagcacgcacacacactcatatacacacacacatacaggtacacacccacacacacacacacaggtacatacacacactcgtatacacacatagacacacacacaggtacatacacacactcatatacacacatagacacacacaggtgcatacacacacacaaacacacacatgcacatacacacacacacacaggtacacacacatacacacactgatacatacacacactcattacattcattacagtacaaagcatttagcagatgctcttatccagagcgacgtacaacgaagtgcagctcgaacacagggacaagtgtgaaggggaccctagaggacagtacggttccgagtcctagcgtgaccatacagatacaattggaacccttgaagaatacaacttacgaactagcataccatagttggcagctagaataacCAGactacaacaaaacaatatctagtacaatacaacaatatctatatataactatatattagtgccattataatctatggcatgtacgaggctaatcatggtggtgaggtagggagggaagggtttgaaagtggtcagagatcCACAAAAAGgtaattccaccaccgtggggccagaacagacagcagtcgtgaccgagaagtgcaggtgcggcgagggggaggtgccagg is a window of Conger conger chromosome 1, fConCon1.1, whole genome shotgun sequence DNA encoding:
- the tdh2 gene encoding L-threonine dehydrogenase 2, with translation MLPGWLCRVCRNRARWHHLPARGLSWSPRQISRWNKQESSESSQPETPRVLITGGLGQLGVGLAQLLRKQYGTDNVILSDIKKPPTEVFNSGPFVYVDVLDYKNLREMLVNNRITWLVHYSALLSAVGEANVALARKINITGLHNVLDLALENSLRLFVPSTIGAFGPSSPRDPAPDLCVQRPRTIYGVSKVHAELMGEYLHHKYGLDFRCLRYPGIISADTPPGGGTTDYAVQIFHDALSSGRFQSYLRADTRLPMMHVGDCHRATLEYLQAPDCQLSLRTYNIAAMSFTPEEVAQEIRKHLPHLQVTYRPDPVRQTIADSWPMRFDDSNARRDWGWRPAYQLPELVTDMLEAIRQQRSREGLCTS